A stretch of the Funiculus sociatus GB2-C1 genome encodes the following:
- the rpsC gene encoding 30S ribosomal protein S3, translating into MGQKIHPIGFRLGITQEHRSRWFADAKRYPELLQEDHTIRQVVEKKLANAGISQVRIERKADQIDLEIHTARPGVVVGRGGQGIEELRSKLLEALGGSNRQIRINVIEVARVDADAGLIAEYIAQQLERRVSFRRVVRQAIQRAQRAEVQGIKVQVSGRLNGAEIARTEWTREGRVPLHTLRADIDYAYRTAKTIYGILGVKVWIFKGEVIPGQEEVPAPNNAQPRRRQQRRRQQFEDRSNE; encoded by the coding sequence GTGGGACAGAAAATTCATCCAATTGGTTTTCGACTGGGTATCACCCAAGAACATCGCTCCCGTTGGTTTGCGGATGCTAAGCGCTACCCAGAACTCCTGCAAGAAGACCACACCATTCGGCAGGTAGTGGAGAAAAAACTCGCTAACGCTGGTATCTCTCAAGTGAGGATCGAGCGCAAAGCCGACCAAATCGATTTGGAAATCCACACAGCTAGACCGGGTGTTGTGGTAGGTCGAGGTGGTCAAGGCATTGAAGAATTACGCTCCAAGCTTCTTGAAGCTCTAGGCGGCAGTAATCGGCAAATCCGGATCAACGTTATTGAAGTGGCGCGGGTGGATGCCGATGCGGGGCTGATTGCCGAGTACATCGCCCAGCAGCTGGAACGACGAGTCTCCTTCCGGCGAGTCGTGCGTCAGGCAATTCAACGCGCTCAACGCGCTGAAGTCCAGGGAATTAAAGTGCAAGTAAGCGGACGGTTAAATGGGGCAGAAATTGCTCGAACCGAGTGGACGCGGGAAGGTAGAGTACCACTACATACCCTCCGGGCAGACATCGACTATGCTTACCGCACCGCCAAAACCATCTACGGGATTCTTGGCGTTAAGGTTTGGATCTTCAAAGGCGAGGTTATTCCAGGTCAGGAAGAAGTGCCTGCTCCTAATAATGCTCAACCCCGGCGTCGCCAACAGCGCCGCCGCCAGCAATTTGAAGACCGCTCAAATGAGTAA